Proteins found in one Podarcis muralis chromosome 5, rPodMur119.hap1.1, whole genome shotgun sequence genomic segment:
- the LHX4 gene encoding LIM/homeobox protein Lhx4 isoform X2 — MQLADRCFSRAGSVYCKEDFFKRFGTKCTACQQGIPPTQVVRKAQDFVYHLHCFACIICNRQLATGDEFYLMEDGRLVCKEDYETAKQNDDSEAGAKRPRTTITAKQLETLKNAYKNSPKPARHVREQLSSETGLDMRVVQVWFQNRRAKEKRLKKDAGRHRWGQFYKSVKRNRGGSKHEKESSAEDCGVSDSELSFREDQILSELGHNNRIYNNAGEVASGQLMNGTFSMDGTGQSYQDLRDGSPYGIPQSPASISSLPSHTPLLNGLDYTMDNNLGIMAHGGQGVSQTLRAMAGGPTSDISTGSSVGYPDFPTSPASWLDEMDHPPF; from the exons GCGTTTTGGTACGAAATGTACAGCGTGCCAGCAGGGGATTCCACCCACGCAGGTGGTCAGGAAAGCCCAGGACTTCGTCTATCACCTGCACTGCTTTGCCTGCATCATCTGCAATCGCCAACTGGCCACAGGTGACGAGTTCTACCTCATGGAAGACGGACGCCTGGTGTGCAAGGAAGACTATGAGACGGCCAAGCAGAACG ACGACTCAGAAGCTGGAGCTAAGAGGCCTCGAACCACCATCACAGCCAAACAGTtggaaacattaaaaaatgcCTATAAAAACTCCCCCAAACCAGCGAGGCATGTGCGGGAGCAGCTGTCTTCTGAAACTGGATTGGACATGCGGGTTGTACAG GTCTGGTTTCAAAACAGAAGAGCCAAAGAGAAACGTCTGAAGAAAGATGCTGGGCGTCACCGCTGGGGCCAGTTCTACAAGAGCGTTAAGAGGAATCGAGGAGGCAGCAAACATGAAAAGGAGAGCTCTGCAGAGGACTGTGGGGTTAGTGATAGTGAGCTGAGCTTCAGAG AAGACCAAATCCTCTCAGAGCTTGGCCACAACAACAGAATTTATAACAATGCTGGTGAGGTGGCTAGTGGACAGCTAATGAACGGTACTTTCTCAATGGATGGGACTGGACAATCGTATCAGGACTTGAGGGATGGAAGCCCCTACGGAATCCCACAGTCTCCCGCTTCCATATCATCCCTTCCATCACACACTCCGTTGCTAAATGGCTTGGATTACACAATGGACAATAATTTAGGAATAATGGCACATGGAGGGCAGGGGGTGAGTCAGACACTCAGAGCTATGGCTGGAGGCCCAACCTCTGATATCTCTACTGGAAGCAGCGTTGGTTATCCAGACTTTCCAACAAGCCCAGCCTCTTGGCTTGATGAAATGGATCatcctcctttttaa